Proteins encoded together in one Phycisphaerae bacterium window:
- the accC gene encoding acetyl-CoA carboxylase biotin carboxylase subunit, producing MFSRILIANRGEIALRIIRACRELGIEAVVVYSEADRGASYLELADQAICIGPASPAQSYLNIPAIMSAAEVADVEAIHPGYGFLAENAHFAQICADCGITFIGPRPESMQMLGDKVAARDLAKKAHVPVVPGSDGEIKNENEAIKLANKIGYPVIVKAAAGGGGRGMRVAHNDISLRNAFATAKTEAEAAFKNGTVYLEKYVVEPRHVEVQIMADKAGNTLHFFERDCSIQRRHQKLIEESPCPVLDERTREELCKSALKVIKEARYENAATVEFLLDRDKRFYFIEVNTRIQVEHPVTEMVTGIDLIKMQLKVAGGQNINLRQKDIEHRGVAIECRINAEDPDRNFSPCPGRVDKFILPGGMGVRVDTHLFQGAMVSPHYDSMVAKLIVHRPTREEAIITMKRALGEFRIGPIKTTIPACLKILSHNLYLQNKVDTSFVEQHLS from the coding sequence ATGTTTTCAAGAATCCTAATAGCCAATAGAGGCGAAATAGCATTAAGAATAATTCGTGCCTGTCGCGAACTCGGCATCGAAGCGGTGGTTGTCTATTCCGAGGCGGACAGGGGCGCTTCATACCTCGAGCTTGCCGACCAGGCAATCTGTATCGGTCCTGCGAGTCCGGCCCAAAGCTATCTTAATATTCCGGCGATAATGAGCGCTGCCGAGGTTGCCGATGTCGAGGCTATTCATCCCGGCTACGGCTTTCTCGCGGAGAACGCGCACTTTGCCCAGATATGTGCCGACTGCGGCATAACTTTTATAGGGCCCAGGCCTGAGTCGATGCAAATGCTCGGCGATAAAGTCGCGGCCAGAGACCTTGCGAAAAAAGCGCACGTTCCTGTTGTGCCCGGCTCGGACGGCGAGATAAAAAACGAAAACGAAGCAATCAAACTCGCAAATAAAATAGGTTATCCCGTCATCGTAAAGGCGGCGGCGGGCGGCGGCGGAAGAGGAATGAGAGTCGCCCATAACGATATAAGCCTGCGAAACGCTTTCGCTACGGCAAAGACCGAAGCTGAGGCGGCATTCAAGAACGGGACTGTCTATCTGGAAAAATATGTCGTCGAACCGCGGCATGTCGAGGTGCAGATTATGGCCGATAAGGCCGGCAATACACTGCATTTCTTCGAACGCGATTGTTCCATCCAGCGAAGACATCAGAAATTGATTGAAGAATCGCCTTGCCCGGTGCTTGACGAACGCACCCGTGAAGAATTATGCAAGTCGGCTCTTAAAGTGATAAAAGAGGCGCGTTATGAAAATGCGGCTACTGTCGAGTTTCTGCTCGACCGCGACAAAAGATTTTACTTTATCGAAGTCAATACGAGAATCCAGGTCGAACATCCGGTTACGGAAATGGTTACGGGAATAGACCTGATAAAGATGCAGCTTAAAGTCGCCGGCGGCCAGAATATTAATCTTCGCCAGAAGGATATCGAACACCGCGGCGTCGCAATAGAATGCCGTATTAACGCCGAAGATCCGGACCGCAATTTTTCGCCATGTCCGGGAAGAGTCGATAAATTCATTCTGCCCGGCGGAATGGGTGTAAGGGTCGATACACATCTTTTTCAGGGCGCGATGGTTTCACCTCATTACGATTCAATGGTCGCAAAACTGATTGTTCATCGGCCGACAAGGGAAGAAGCGATAATAACGATGAAACGCGCTTTGGGCGAATTCAGAATCGGGCCAATTAAGACCACAATCCCGGCCTGCTTAAAAATCCTCTCGCATAATCTGTACCTGCAGAACAAAGTCGATACGAGCTTTGTCGAGCAGCATCTTTCATAA
- the trpA gene encoding tryptophan synthase subunit alpha gives MKTYKQTFTELKRAALIPFFVIGDPDFDTSLQIVKAAIDAGADILELGIAFSDPIADGPTIQKADIRALGAGITVEKAKDFIAKVKAYKDIPIGLLMYYNLIFQYGTEKFFADFAKAGTNSVLIADLSIDDVDEIYAPARKAGLDTVFMVTPNTETDRAKKIAEKCTGFIYTVSLLGVTGGRDTLSDMIKPLISRLKSITDVPVCVGFGVSTPQHAVELAKAGADGVIIGSRIVKIIEENLNDKKSIAVKVKTFLAQVKEAIEKV, from the coding sequence ATGAAGACATATAAACAAACTTTCACGGAACTCAAACGTGCGGCACTGATTCCATTTTTCGTAATCGGCGACCCGGATTTTGATACCAGTCTGCAAATCGTTAAAGCCGCCATTGACGCCGGCGCAGATATTCTTGAACTTGGTATCGCTTTTTCGGACCCGATTGCCGACGGCCCGACAATCCAGAAAGCCGACATCCGTGCGCTGGGCGCCGGCATAACAGTTGAAAAAGCAAAGGACTTTATCGCGAAGGTAAAAGCCTATAAAGATATTCCAATCGGCCTTTTGATGTACTACAATTTAATTTTCCAGTACGGTACGGAAAAGTTTTTCGCCGATTTCGCAAAGGCCGGCACAAACAGCGTCCTTATCGCCGATTTGAGTATTGACGATGTCGACGAAATTTACGCTCCTGCCCGAAAAGCAGGTCTTGATACGGTTTTTATGGTAACGCCTAACACTGAAACCGACCGCGCCAAAAAAATCGCCGAAAAATGCACCGGCTTTATTTACACCGTTTCGCTTTTGGGCGTAACCGGCGGACGTGATACCTTATCGGATATGATTAAGCCTCTGATAAGCAGGTTAAAATCCATTACGGATGTTCCCGTTTGCGTAGGGTTTGGCGTAAGCACGCCGCAGCACGCTGTTGAATTGGCGAAAGCCGGCGCCGACGGCGTCATCATCGGCTCAAGAATCGTAAAAATTATCGAGGAAAACTTAAACGATAAAAAATCTATCGCTGTGAAGGTAAAAACATTTCTGGCGCAGGTTAAAGAGGCGATTGAAAAAGTTTGA
- the trpB gene encoding tryptophan synthase subunit beta: MKQKGRFGQFGGFYVPEVLIPALEEMEKAFYKFYKDAKFTAELDVLYKDYAGRPTPLYYATRFSELVGFKVYIKREDLLHGGAHKVNNCLGQGLLAKYMGKTKLIAETGAGQHGLATSMIGALFGMQTKIFMGTVDVERQSVNVHKMRLCGAEVIPVKGGTETLKDAINEALRYWTANVTDTFYLFGTVCGPHPYPTIVKYFQSCIGIEAREQCLEKIGKLPDIVTACVGGGSNAIGIFSAFVDDKDVKLVGVEPAGKGIETGKHAAPLAAGSVGILHGTKMYLMQNKEGQILDTESISAGLDYPGVGPEHCLLKDTGRARYVAVKDNDVLDIFDIFTKCEGILPALESAHSLAWVYSQKGKLPADTTVVVNLSGRGDKDVDIVERNRLK; encoded by the coding sequence ATGAAACAAAAAGGACGATTCGGACAATTCGGCGGTTTTTACGTACCGGAAGTTTTGATACCGGCTCTGGAGGAAATGGAAAAAGCCTTCTATAAATTTTACAAAGACGCGAAATTCACCGCCGAGCTTGACGTGCTTTACAAAGATTACGCCGGCAGGCCGACGCCTTTGTATTACGCCACGCGATTCAGCGAACTTGTGGGATTTAAAGTTTACATCAAACGCGAAGACCTGCTTCACGGCGGAGCGCACAAGGTCAACAACTGTCTCGGCCAGGGTCTTCTTGCGAAATATATGGGCAAAACAAAACTTATCGCCGAAACCGGCGCCGGCCAGCACGGCCTTGCGACTTCCATGATTGGCGCACTGTTCGGAATGCAGACAAAAATTTTTATGGGCACAGTCGATGTTGAGCGCCAGAGCGTAAACGTTCACAAAATGAGACTTTGCGGCGCAGAAGTCATTCCCGTCAAAGGCGGAACGGAAACATTAAAAGACGCTATCAACGAAGCGCTTCGCTACTGGACGGCCAATGTCACTGATACATTTTATCTTTTCGGCACCGTCTGCGGCCCACATCCGTACCCGACTATCGTAAAATATTTCCAGTCCTGCATCGGAATAGAGGCCCGCGAGCAGTGTCTCGAAAAAATCGGCAAATTACCTGATATAGTTACCGCCTGTGTCGGCGGCGGAAGCAACGCGATTGGAATCTTCAGCGCATTTGTCGATGATAAAGATGTTAAACTTGTCGGCGTGGAACCTGCGGGCAAAGGAATCGAAACAGGAAAACACGCCGCCCCGCTTGCCGCAGGCAGCGTCGGTATTCTGCACGGAACGAAAATGTATCTTATGCAGAATAAGGAAGGCCAGATTCTCGATACCGAATCGATTTCCGCCGGCCTTGATTATCCCGGCGTCGGCCCCGAACATTGCCTGCTGAAAGATACCGGCCGGGCCAGATATGTCGCCGTAAAGGATAACGATGTGCTCGACATTTTCGACATCTTTACAAAATGCGAAGGTATTTTACCTGCACTCGAAAGCGCGCATTCTCTGGCGTGGGTGTACAGCCAGAAAGGCAAATTGCCTGCCGATACGACTGTCGTCGTTAATCTTTCCGGCCGCGGCGATAAAGACGTTGATATAGTTGAAAGAAACAGATTGAAATAA
- a CDS encoding phosphoribosylanthranilate isomerase, with amino-acid sequence MALSKVKICGITNAEDAIKAVQLGADMLGFNFHSPSPRYISPQEAEKIIVKLPAFVDIVGLFVNADTDTIRKIAGDLMLNWVQLHGDESPGFCISLNNMPAQIIKAVRIQTNKDIEYAKNFSVDALLLDAYHPVLYGGTGERFDWNSLPELTGHIFGRTFLAGGIKPENVIEALGHGFYGIDVCSGIESSPGKKDHKKMTELFNNIGNVVSGKGAQ; translated from the coding sequence ATGGCTTTATCAAAAGTTAAAATATGCGGAATAACAAATGCCGAAGATGCCATCAAGGCGGTGCAGCTCGGCGCCGATATGCTCGGCTTCAATTTCCATTCTCCGAGCCCAAGATACATCTCGCCGCAGGAAGCTGAAAAAATCATTGTGAAACTCCCTGCTTTTGTTGACATCGTCGGCCTGTTCGTAAACGCCGACACCGACACCATTCGCAAAATCGCCGGCGATTTAATGCTCAACTGGGTGCAGCTTCACGGCGATGAAAGCCCGGGATTCTGCATATCGCTCAATAATATGCCCGCGCAGATTATAAAGGCCGTAAGAATTCAAACGAATAAAGATATCGAATACGCGAAAAATTTTTCAGTCGATGCACTCCTGCTCGACGCTTACCATCCGGTACTTTACGGCGGAACAGGAGAAAGATTCGACTGGAACTCTCTGCCTGAACTTACGGGACATATATTCGGCAGAACCTTTCTCGCGGGCGGAATAAAACCAGAAAACGTAATCGAGGCCCTCGGCCATGGCTTTTACGGAATCGATGTCTGCAGCGGAATCGAAAGTTCGCCCGGCAAAAAGGACCATAAAAAAATGACTGAACTTTTCAATAATATAGGAAACGTTGTATCTGGTAAAGGTGCGCAATGA
- the trpD gene encoding anthranilate phosphoribosyltransferase, with protein sequence MTKITQYLEILLEGGNLKYEQAKDLLDTIFKGEVAEVQIAAFLAAMRMKKAMPSEFAGLAQSLRDHAVKVTTKIPYMIDTCGTGGAPLKTFNVSTASALVAAGAGAYVAKHGNRGITSKCGSADVLEAMSVKVDCGPDIVAECIENAHIGFMFAPMYHPAMKFVQPIRKSLDFRTAFNILGPLANPAGAQGQVMGVPQESLLDRIAETFEILGLKRVMIVHGSGLDEISITSVTKVVELKDKKKIAYEINPKDFPISSPKMAELVGSNAEYNAGLIKDILHGKNKGPARDMVLLNAAAAIMVANLADDMHSGFEKAAESINTGAAAQCLEKLVKISNEKK encoded by the coding sequence ATGACGAAAATTACACAATATCTCGAAATCCTTCTCGAAGGCGGCAACCTGAAATACGAACAGGCAAAAGACCTGCTGGATACTATATTCAAAGGCGAAGTTGCCGAGGTTCAGATTGCCGCGTTTTTAGCGGCGATGAGAATGAAAAAAGCGATGCCGAGCGAATTCGCCGGCCTTGCTCAGTCGCTCAGAGACCACGCCGTAAAAGTAACCACGAAAATTCCTTATATGATAGATACCTGTGGCACAGGTGGAGCGCCGCTGAAAACGTTCAATGTCTCGACCGCATCGGCATTGGTCGCCGCCGGTGCGGGCGCTTATGTCGCAAAGCACGGCAACCGCGGCATCACAAGCAAATGCGGCTCAGCGGATGTGCTCGAAGCGATGAGCGTTAAAGTCGACTGCGGCCCGGATATTGTCGCCGAGTGCATCGAAAACGCGCACATCGGATTTATGTTCGCCCCGATGTATCATCCCGCGATGAAATTCGTTCAGCCCATCAGGAAGAGTCTCGATTTCCGTACAGCGTTTAACATTTTGGGCCCGCTTGCCAACCCGGCCGGTGCGCAGGGACAGGTAATGGGCGTGCCCCAGGAATCTCTGCTCGACAGAATCGCCGAGACTTTTGAAATTCTCGGCCTCAAACGCGTGATGATTGTCCACGGCAGCGGTCTTGACGAAATAAGCATCACGTCCGTTACGAAAGTTGTCGAACTAAAAGACAAAAAAAAGATTGCTTATGAAATCAATCCGAAAGATTTTCCAATTTCATCACCGAAGATGGCCGAGCTTGTCGGCAGCAATGCGGAATACAATGCGGGACTTATAAAAGATATTCTGCACGGCAAAAATAAAGGCCCTGCCCGCGATATGGTGCTCCTGAATGCAGCGGCAGCGATAATGGTCGCCAACCTCGCCGATGATATGCACAGCGGTTTTGAAAAAGCCGCCGAATCCATAAATACCGGCGCCGCGGCACAGTGTCTCGAAAAACTGGTTAAAATTTCCAACGAGAAAAAATAA
- a CDS encoding aminodeoxychorismate/anthranilate synthase component II has product MNDTSQNPKVLFIDNFDSFTYNLVDDFCKRNCVAKVYRADTPLETLKQIAGEFEPDLLIISPGPGTPAKAGVTIEAIGYFKDILPIFGVCLGHQAIVEYFGGTVSHAPKVMHGKASRVTHNGKGIFEGLENPLQAGRYHSLCAVRVPDCLAVTAEYEGIVMGVQHKQKPIFGVQFHPESILTPTGGKIIQNLLTIALKNRRVSL; this is encoded by the coding sequence ATGAATGATACAAGCCAAAATCCGAAAGTCCTGTTCATCGACAACTTCGATTCGTTTACATATAACCTTGTCGATGACTTCTGCAAAAGAAACTGCGTCGCGAAAGTTTATCGCGCCGATACGCCGCTGGAAACTCTTAAACAAATCGCCGGTGAATTTGAGCCTGATTTACTGATAATCTCTCCCGGCCCCGGTACGCCGGCAAAAGCAGGCGTTACGATTGAGGCGATAGGCTATTTTAAAGATATACTTCCGATATTCGGAGTGTGCCTCGGTCATCAGGCTATTGTCGAATACTTCGGCGGCACGGTCAGCCACGCGCCGAAGGTAATGCACGGCAAGGCTTCGAGAGTTACCCATAACGGCAAAGGAATTTTCGAAGGCCTCGAAAATCCGCTCCAGGCCGGCAGGTATCATAGTCTCTGCGCCGTCAGGGTGCCGGACTGCCTGGCGGTAACCGCCGAGTATGAAGGTATCGTAATGGGAGTACAGCATAAGCAAAAACCGATTTTCGGCGTGCAGTTTCATCCGGAAAGTATCCTTACTCCGACAGGCGGAAAAATTATACAGAACCTTTTAACAATAGCATTAAAGAACAGGAGAGTATCACTATGA
- a CDS encoding anthranilate synthase component 1, translating into MTELNQKINNAKVGQIIPLVREIDVSEPVDFFAKLSDYGRKQHCCLLESRDHLAGKNEGELTFGTARPALYLAGKGADFQIVALSPVGKRMIKYFATVARDRFDFCKEIKFEKDRITGRLNPDHDIIDEQARLKAVNQMDVIRAVNFAFELSGQPFRVTCGMLGALSYDFIDQFEKLPANKNVLLDVPDYELYFADNIFLMDHKTGRAYIVVNVVMTSDDKNEIMADAENCFDYYFKTLKTEMPMPKRYLGPLPQTGTDTEQAEYEQMVQTAKKHITDGDIFQVVLSRTITEPCPDEPLDVYKKLRQLNPSPYMFYINTPNTVLTGASPELNLRVSGTKNRQVEIRPIAGTKPRGKVNGKIDPDTDFRYEAELKLDRKELAEHMMLVDLARNDIARVTQKGSRIVNELLIAEKYESVMHLVSNVKGTLASELDALSAYLATMNMGTLTGAPKIEAMKIIRQLEKNKRGYYGGAVMYLTVDGQFDSCITIRSLQVKDHIAYVRAGAGIVHDSVPKTEFEETGHKANSCLRAVRGI; encoded by the coding sequence ATGACAGAATTAAACCAGAAAATCAATAACGCGAAAGTGGGCCAGATTATCCCGCTTGTAAGGGAGATTGACGTTTCCGAGCCGGTTGATTTTTTCGCAAAGCTGAGCGATTACGGCCGAAAACAGCATTGCTGCCTTCTTGAGTCCAGGGACCACCTTGCCGGCAAAAACGAGGGAGAACTGACTTTCGGCACGGCCAGGCCGGCCTTGTATCTCGCCGGCAAAGGCGCCGATTTCCAAATTGTTGCGCTGAGTCCTGTGGGCAAAAGAATGATAAAATATTTCGCGACTGTCGCAAGAGACAGATTCGATTTCTGCAAAGAAATAAAATTCGAAAAAGACCGCATTACCGGCCGTCTCAATCCCGACCACGACATCATCGACGAACAAGCCAGATTAAAAGCGGTGAATCAGATGGACGTTATCAGGGCGGTTAATTTCGCTTTCGAACTTTCAGGACAGCCGTTTCGTGTTACCTGTGGAATGCTCGGCGCTTTGAGTTACGACTTCATCGACCAGTTCGAAAAACTGCCCGCGAATAAAAATGTCCTGCTCGACGTGCCGGATTACGAACTTTATTTTGCCGATAATATTTTCCTGATGGACCACAAAACCGGCAGAGCCTACATAGTCGTAAATGTCGTGATGACCAGCGACGACAAAAATGAAATTATGGCAGATGCCGAAAACTGCTTCGATTATTACTTTAAGACGTTGAAAACCGAAATGCCAATGCCCAAAAGATACCTCGGCCCCCTGCCCCAAACCGGCACGGATACCGAACAGGCGGAATACGAACAGATGGTTCAGACCGCCAAGAAACACATCACCGACGGCGATATATTTCAGGTTGTTCTCAGCAGGACGATTACGGAGCCTTGCCCCGATGAGCCGCTCGACGTTTATAAAAAACTCCGGCAGCTCAACCCGTCGCCCTATATGTTTTACATCAATACGCCAAATACAGTTCTGACAGGCGCAAGCCCGGAGCTTAATCTGCGCGTCAGCGGAACGAAAAACCGTCAGGTCGAAATCCGCCCGATTGCCGGAACAAAACCGCGAGGCAAAGTTAACGGCAAAATCGACCCAGATACCGATTTCAGATACGAAGCGGAACTGAAACTCGACCGCAAGGAACTTGCAGAGCATATGATGCTCGTTGACCTCGCAAGAAACGATATCGCAAGAGTGACCCAAAAAGGTTCGCGAATAGTAAACGAACTTTTGATTGCCGAAAAATACGAATCGGTAATGCACCTTGTAAGCAATGTGAAAGGAACACTGGCAAGCGAACTCGACGCCTTAAGCGCATATCTTGCGACGATGAATATGGGAACGCTGACAGGCGCCCCAAAAATAGAAGCGATGAAAATCATCCGCCAGCTCGAAAAAAACAAACGCGGCTATTACGGCGGTGCGGTAATGTATTTAACCGTTGACGGACAGTTCGATAGCTGTATAACTATACGTTCGCTGCAGGTAAAGGACCATATTGCTTATGTTCGCGCAGGAGCGGGTATAGTCCATGACAGCGTGCCGAAAACAGAATTTGAGGAAACAGGCCACAAGGCGAATTCCTGCCTGCGGGCGGTGAGAGGAATATGA
- the ahcY gene encoding adenosylhomocysteinase, translated as MSILKYDPNLPYKVADISLAEWGRKELNLARNEMPGLMAVRAKYGKEKPLKGLKISGSLHMTIQTAMLIETLVELGAKVRWASCNIFSTQDHAAAAVAKEKLAAVFAWKGESLDEYWWCTEQALLWPDGGGPDLIVDDGGDATLIIHQGVKIEKDSSLLNETSDNHEMQIIMSRLKASVAENPQRWTKIAKAIKGVSEETTTGVGRLYQMQNDGSLLFPAINVNDSVTKSKFDNLYGCRESLADGLKRATDIMVAGKCVIVCGYGDVGKGCAQSMRGFGARVIITEIDPICALQAAMEGYEVKTLEQVVEEGDIFVSATGCCNVIRGEHMEKMKNEAIICNIGHFDHEIQMSYLEKNPKCKKENIKPQVDKWTVLSGRSIIILAEGRLVNLGCATGHPSFVMSNSFTNQTLAQIMLAKGGLEKKVYTLPKKLDEEVARLHLGRLSASLTKLTPEQAKYLNIPAEGPFKPEHYRY; from the coding sequence ATGAGTATATTGAAATACGACCCGAACCTGCCGTATAAAGTAGCTGATATATCGCTTGCCGAGTGGGGCAGAAAAGAACTGAACCTTGCCCGTAATGAAATGCCGGGGCTGATGGCCGTCCGCGCAAAATACGGCAAGGAAAAACCGCTCAAGGGTTTGAAAATCAGCGGGTCCCTGCATATGACGATTCAAACGGCAATGCTGATTGAGACGCTTGTCGAACTCGGCGCAAAGGTAAGATGGGCTTCGTGTAATATTTTCAGTACGCAGGACCATGCGGCCGCGGCGGTCGCGAAAGAAAAACTTGCGGCTGTTTTCGCATGGAAGGGCGAGTCGCTCGATGAATACTGGTGGTGCACCGAGCAGGCTCTTTTGTGGCCTGACGGCGGCGGACCTGATTTGATTGTCGATGACGGCGGAGACGCAACACTGATTATTCATCAGGGCGTAAAAATTGAAAAAGATTCTTCGCTGCTGAATGAGACCAGCGATAATCACGAAATGCAGATAATTATGAGTCGTTTAAAAGCTTCTGTCGCTGAAAATCCGCAGAGGTGGACGAAAATCGCAAAGGCAATCAAAGGTGTTTCCGAAGAAACGACAACCGGTGTCGGCAGACTTTATCAAATGCAGAATGACGGCTCTCTGCTGTTCCCGGCGATTAATGTAAACGATTCGGTTACCAAATCAAAATTCGATAATCTTTACGGCTGCCGTGAATCGCTGGCCGATGGTTTGAAAAGGGCGACAGATATTATGGTCGCGGGCAAATGCGTTATCGTCTGCGGCTACGGCGATGTCGGCAAAGGCTGCGCTCAGTCGATGCGCGGCTTCGGCGCAAGGGTAATCATTACGGAAATCGACCCGATATGCGCTTTGCAGGCGGCGATGGAAGGTTACGAAGTGAAAACGCTCGAACAGGTAGTAGAGGAAGGCGATATATTCGTAAGCGCTACAGGCTGCTGCAATGTCATCCGCGGCGAACATATGGAAAAGATGAAAAACGAAGCGATTATCTGCAACATCGGCCATTTCGACCACGAAATACAGATGAGCTATCTCGAAAAAAATCCGAAATGCAAAAAAGAGAATATCAAGCCGCAGGTTGACAAATGGACCGTTCTTTCCGGAAGGTCGATTATCATTCTCGCCGAGGGCAGGCTGGTAAATCTCGGCTGCGCGACGGGCCATCCGAGTTTTGTTATGAGCAACAGTTTTACGAACCAGACTCTTGCCCAGATAATGCTCGCCAAAGGCGGCCTTGAGAAAAAAGTTTATACGCTGCCGAAAAAACTCGATGAGGAAGTCGCAAGACTTCATCTCGGCCGGTTAAGCGCTTCCCTGACTAAACTTACGCCGGAGCAGGCAAAATATCTAAACATTCCGGCAGAAGGACCGTTCAAGCCGGAGCATTACAGATACTAA
- a CDS encoding archease yields the protein MWEHFAHQADIGIRATADSLSSAFEDAAIALTAIVTKPKKVEAKESVNIDCSGKNEELLFVNWLNAVIYEMVVRKMLFSKFDVSIENLKLSAKIWGEKINQEKHSPAVEPKAVTYNQLSVTEENGKWLAQCVVDV from the coding sequence ATGTGGGAACATTTCGCACATCAGGCTGATATCGGCATAAGAGCCACTGCCGACAGTTTAAGCAGTGCGTTCGAAGATGCCGCAATCGCTCTTACGGCAATCGTTACAAAGCCGAAAAAAGTGGAAGCCAAAGAATCTGTAAATATAGATTGCAGCGGCAAAAATGAGGAGCTTCTGTTTGTCAACTGGCTCAACGCCGTTATTTATGAAATGGTTGTGCGAAAGATGCTCTTTAGTAAATTTGATGTTTCAATTGAAAACTTAAAGCTTTCTGCGAAAATATGGGGCGAAAAGATTAATCAGGAAAAACATTCACCCGCGGTTGAGCCGAAAGCGGTAACTTATAATCAATTGAGCGTAACAGAAGAAAACGGTAAATGGCTTGCCCAATGTGTAGTTGACGTTTAG
- a CDS encoding RtcB family protein — translation MAKPQLKQIGEYCWQIEPFGKMNVPGVIFADHNLINDIDEKTMSQVCNVAALPGIVKASFAMPDAHMGYGFPIGGVAAFDPEDGGVISGGGVGFDIACGVRTFHTGLTEEDINSVKEKLAESLFRDIPAGVGSTGNINLSTAQLDNMLAGGAAWAVEKGFGTKEDLNFIEEGGFVKGANPSKVSSQAKRRQQEQMGTLGSGNHYLEIQKVADTYDSQIAEGFGLKKGDLLVSIHCGSRGLGHQIGTDFLREMASQAAQYGIDLPDRELASVPINSPLGADYLGAMRSGINCALANRQILTELVRRVFAKIFPKAQLNMLYDVSHNTAKMEEHNVNGKMKQLLIHRKGATRSFGPGSIDLPPRYKSFGQPVLIGGSMGTSSYILAGTSESENLAFSSACHGAGRSMSRTAATKKWQGSQIVKDLAQRKIIIKSRSMRGLAEEAPDAYKNVSAVVEATANAGLAKKVAKLLPIICVKG, via the coding sequence ATGGCGAAACCACAATTAAAACAGATTGGCGAATATTGCTGGCAAATCGAGCCTTTCGGCAAAATGAATGTGCCCGGCGTGATTTTCGCCGACCATAATCTGATAAACGATATCGACGAAAAAACTATGTCGCAGGTTTGCAATGTCGCCGCTCTGCCGGGAATCGTAAAAGCCTCTTTCGCTATGCCGGACGCTCACATGGGTTATGGATTTCCGATTGGAGGCGTCGCGGCGTTCGACCCTGAAGATGGCGGCGTAATCTCCGGCGGAGGTGTCGGTTTCGATATCGCATGCGGAGTAAGAACATTTCATACGGGCCTGACCGAAGAAGATATAAATAGTGTAAAAGAAAAATTGGCTGAATCTTTGTTCCGCGATATTCCGGCAGGGGTCGGCAGTACAGGCAATATCAATTTAAGCACTGCCCAGCTCGATAATATGCTCGCAGGCGGCGCGGCCTGGGCCGTTGAAAAAGGCTTCGGCACAAAAGAGGATTTGAATTTTATCGAAGAAGGCGGCTTTGTAAAAGGCGCTAACCCGTCAAAAGTTTCGTCTCAGGCTAAAAGACGTCAGCAGGAGCAAATGGGTACGCTCGGAAGCGGCAATCATTATCTCGAAATTCAAAAAGTCGCTGATACTTATGATTCACAGATTGCCGAAGGGTTCGGACTGAAAAAAGGTGATTTGCTCGTAAGTATTCACTGCGGCTCGCGCGGGCTGGGTCATCAAATCGGCACGGATTTTCTCAGGGAAATGGCTTCGCAGGCTGCGCAATACGGAATCGACCTGCCCGACAGGGAACTCGCATCGGTGCCGATAAATAGTCCCTTAGGCGCCGATTATCTCGGCGCGATGCGTTCGGGAATAAATTGCGCTCTTGCTAACAGACAGATTCTTACTGAACTTGTCAGACGTGTCTTTGCGAAAATTTTCCCAAAGGCACAATTGAATATGCTTTACGATGTAAGCCACAACACTGCGAAAATGGAAGAGCATAATGTTAACGGAAAAATGAAACAGTTATTGATTCACCGCAAGGGCGCTACGCGTTCTTTCGGGCCGGGAAGCATCGATTTGCCGCCTCGTTATAAATCGTTCGGCCAGCCTGTTTTGATTGGCGGAAGCATGGGAACTTCTTCTTATATCCTTGCCGGGACAAGCGAAAGCGAAAATCTTGCGTTCAGCTCGGCCTGTCACGGCGCCGGCAGAAGTATGAGCAGAACAGCCGCGACGAAAAAATGGCAGGGCAGCCAGATTGTTAAAGACCTTGCCCAAAGAAAGATAATTATTAAATCGAGGTCGATGCGGGGCCTCGCCGAGGAAGCCCCTGATGCGTATAAAAATGTCAGTGCAGTTGTCGAGGCGACTGCAAACGCAGGCCTCGCGAAAAAGGTAGCGAAGTTACTGCCCATTATTTGCGTCAAGGGCTGA